A window of Hymenobacter aerilatus contains these coding sequences:
- a CDS encoding glycoside hydrolase family 3 N-terminal domain-containing protein — protein sequence MLKPILFSLSLFSVVPAVAQKPLYKDRNAATEARVKDLLGRMTVEEKVGQLGTLLGWEMYEKNGQRVGTSAAYRKAIDERHIGALWATLRADPWTQKTLKTGLNPTLAAEATNALQKYTVERTRLGIPLLLAEECPHGHMAIGTTVFPTSIGQSSTWNPALIRQMAAAIATEARAQGAHIGYGPVLDLAREPRWSRVEETYGEDPVLNGQMGVAMVQGFQGDNLKSGANIVSTLKHFTAYGVPEGGHNGGSISTGQRELYQSFLPPFRAAVGAGALSVMAAYNSIDGVPCSANEWLLTDLLRHRWGFQGFVVSDLNSVIGVMGNHHVAATPAEAMAMALNAGLDSDLSSYGYDKALHAAIDQKLVSAEVLDRAVSRVLRLKFDMGLFENPYVDAKKAGRQVKTPAHVALARQVARESIVLLKNEQNALPLSKTLQRIAVIGPNADNMYNQLGDYTAPQPDENVVTVLEGIRAKVAKGTQVTYVQGCAIRDTTTADIAAAVAAAKQAQVAVVVLGGSSARDFKTEYQSTGAATVTAAKSNQPISDMESGEGYDRATLDLLGKQLQLVQAVAATGTPVVVVLIKGRPLNLNWLAAHVPAMVDAWYPGQEGGNAVADVLFGDYNPAGRLPISVPKSVGQLPVYYNFKSPAKHDYVEMDAKPLYSFGHGLSYSTFAYSGLQVASPAESNGAVRVQVRCTVKNTSTRPGDEVVQLYLNDKVSSTVTPAKQLKKFQRITLKAGEQREVTFELTAEDLKLLNPKMEWVVEPGAFTVMVGASSEDIRLKADFEVKQPIRLSAAQ from the coding sequence ATGTTAAAACCCATTCTCTTCAGCCTCAGCTTATTTAGCGTAGTCCCGGCAGTTGCACAAAAACCTCTTTATAAAGACCGCAACGCCGCCACCGAAGCACGCGTGAAAGACCTGCTGGGACGCATGACGGTGGAGGAGAAGGTAGGCCAGCTGGGCACGCTGCTAGGCTGGGAGATGTACGAGAAGAACGGCCAGCGCGTGGGCACCAGCGCCGCCTACCGCAAGGCCATAGACGAGCGCCACATCGGTGCCCTGTGGGCCACCCTGCGCGCCGACCCCTGGACTCAGAAAACTCTGAAAACCGGCCTGAACCCGACCCTGGCCGCCGAGGCCACCAACGCCCTGCAAAAGTACACCGTGGAACGCACCCGCCTGGGCATTCCGCTGCTGCTGGCCGAAGAGTGCCCGCATGGCCACATGGCCATTGGCACCACGGTATTCCCTACCTCCATCGGGCAAAGCAGCACCTGGAACCCGGCCCTGATCCGGCAGATGGCGGCGGCCATTGCCACCGAGGCGCGGGCGCAGGGCGCCCATATTGGCTACGGGCCGGTGCTGGATTTAGCGCGGGAGCCGCGCTGGTCGCGGGTAGAAGAAACTTATGGCGAAGACCCCGTGCTCAATGGCCAGATGGGCGTGGCGATGGTGCAGGGCTTTCAGGGCGATAATTTGAAAAGCGGCGCCAACATCGTGTCCACGCTCAAGCACTTCACGGCCTACGGCGTGCCCGAGGGTGGCCACAACGGCGGCAGCATCAGCACTGGCCAGCGCGAGCTGTATCAGAGTTTCCTACCCCCATTTCGGGCGGCGGTGGGGGCGGGGGCCTTGTCGGTGATGGCGGCCTACAACTCCATCGACGGCGTGCCGTGCTCGGCCAACGAGTGGCTGCTGACCGATCTGCTGCGCCACCGCTGGGGCTTTCAGGGCTTTGTGGTGTCGGATTTGAATAGCGTAATAGGCGTGATGGGCAACCACCACGTGGCGGCCACACCCGCCGAGGCAATGGCAATGGCCCTCAACGCCGGCCTCGACAGCGACCTAAGCAGCTACGGCTACGACAAGGCCCTGCACGCGGCCATCGACCAAAAGCTGGTGTCGGCGGAGGTGCTGGACCGGGCCGTGAGCCGGGTGCTGCGCCTCAAGTTTGACATGGGCCTGTTTGAGAATCCGTACGTCGATGCCAAGAAGGCAGGCCGGCAGGTGAAAACACCCGCCCACGTGGCCCTGGCCCGTCAGGTAGCCCGCGAGTCCATTGTGCTGTTGAAAAACGAGCAGAACGCCCTACCCCTCAGCAAAACCCTGCAACGCATTGCCGTCATCGGCCCCAATGCCGACAACATGTACAACCAGCTAGGCGACTACACCGCACCCCAACCCGACGAAAACGTGGTGACGGTATTGGAAGGCATCCGGGCCAAAGTAGCCAAGGGCACGCAGGTCACCTATGTGCAAGGCTGCGCCATTCGCGACACCACCACGGCCGACATTGCAGCGGCTGTGGCGGCGGCCAAGCAGGCGCAGGTAGCCGTGGTGGTGCTGGGTGGCTCCAGCGCCCGCGACTTCAAAACCGAATACCAAAGCACCGGCGCCGCCACCGTGACGGCGGCCAAGAGCAATCAGCCCATCAGCGACATGGAAAGCGGCGAGGGCTACGACCGCGCTACGCTGGATTTGCTAGGCAAGCAGCTACAGCTGGTGCAGGCCGTGGCCGCTACCGGCACGCCGGTGGTGGTAGTGCTCATTAAGGGTAGGCCGCTGAACCTGAATTGGCTGGCGGCGCACGTGCCGGCTATGGTAGACGCGTGGTACCCCGGTCAGGAAGGCGGCAATGCCGTGGCCGACGTACTGTTTGGCGACTACAACCCCGCTGGCCGCCTACCCATCTCAGTACCGAAAAGCGTGGGTCAGCTGCCGGTGTACTACAACTTCAAAAGCCCCGCTAAGCACGACTATGTGGAGATGGACGCCAAGCCGCTCTATAGCTTCGGCCACGGCTTGAGCTACAGCACGTTTGCTTACTCCGGTCTGCAAGTAGCCTCCCCCGCGGAAAGCAATGGCGCCGTGCGCGTGCAGGTGCGTTGCACCGTGAAAAACACCAGCACCCGACCCGGCGACGAAGTGGTACAGCTTTATCTGAATGATAAAGTAAGCTCCACCGTCACGCCCGCTAAGCAGCTCAAGAAATTTCAGCGCATCACCTTAAAAGCTGGTGAGCAGCGGGAAGTAACCTTTGAGCTAACTGCCGAAGACCTGAAGCTACTGAACCCGAAGATGGAATGGGTGGTAGAGCCCGGCGCCTTCACCGTGATGGTAGGGGCCTCATCGGAGGATATCCGGTTGAAAGCTGATTTTGAAGTGAAGCAGCCCATTCGGCTGTCGGCCGCGCAGTAG
- a CDS encoding beta-galactosidase, whose product MLPRCLLVLLLLASLSTQAQKKHTFEIKKGQFLYDGKPTQIHSGEMHYARVPQPYWRHRLKMMKALGLNTVATYVFWNYHNTAPGVWDFKTDSRNVAQFIKTAQQEGLFVILRPGPYACAEWEFGGYPWWLQKNKDLVIRANNQPFLDSCRVYINKLAAQVKGLQVSKGGPIIMTQVENEFGSYVDQRKDIPLEEHRKYNAAIKQQLTEAGFEGPFFTSDAAGLFEGGATPGALPTANGEGNVEALKTAVNQYHGGKGPYMVAEYYPGWLDHWGEPFVRVPTEQVTKQVETYLKNGVNFNFYMVHGGTNFGFTSGANYNKEHDIQPDITSYDYDALISEPGWATPKYTAVRALMQQYVKYRVPAVPAPLPVVTIPDIILNKTVELFDLKSGMQPIVSAQPLSFEELNQGHGYVLYSRRFAQSARGTLQVPGLRDYATVYVNGKRVGTLNRQQNKYELDVQIPANGTLELLVENMGRINYGAEIVHNTKGIIEPVTLGGAALTGDWQIYKLPFDKVPDLTRYATKNKAGRPTLYTASFEVKQPGDTFLDMRGWGKGIVFVNGHHLGRYWKIGPQQTLYVPGCWLKKGQNEVVILEQQNDTPQQALKTVDKPILDQLQSVKSATRPAP is encoded by the coding sequence ATGCTCCCCCGCTGCCTGCTCGTCCTCCTGCTGCTCGCCAGCCTGTCCACCCAGGCGCAGAAAAAGCACACGTTCGAGATAAAAAAGGGGCAGTTTCTGTACGACGGCAAGCCTACCCAGATTCACTCCGGGGAGATGCACTACGCCCGCGTGCCGCAGCCCTACTGGCGGCACCGGCTGAAGATGATGAAGGCGCTGGGACTGAACACGGTAGCTACCTACGTATTCTGGAACTACCACAACACCGCGCCCGGTGTGTGGGACTTCAAAACCGACAGCCGCAACGTGGCGCAGTTTATCAAAACGGCGCAACAGGAAGGCCTGTTTGTGATACTGCGGCCGGGGCCGTATGCCTGCGCCGAGTGGGAGTTTGGGGGCTACCCCTGGTGGTTGCAGAAGAATAAAGACCTGGTAATTCGGGCCAACAACCAGCCGTTTCTGGATTCGTGCCGGGTCTACATCAACAAGCTGGCCGCGCAGGTGAAGGGCTTGCAGGTGAGTAAAGGCGGCCCCATCATCATGACCCAGGTGGAGAATGAGTTTGGCTCGTACGTGGACCAGCGCAAGGATATTCCGCTGGAAGAGCACCGGAAGTACAACGCCGCCATCAAGCAGCAGCTGACCGAAGCCGGTTTTGAAGGACCGTTTTTTACCTCCGATGCGGCAGGGCTTTTTGAAGGCGGCGCCACGCCGGGCGCCCTACCCACCGCCAACGGCGAGGGCAACGTGGAGGCTCTGAAAACAGCTGTGAACCAGTACCACGGCGGCAAAGGCCCCTATATGGTGGCTGAGTACTACCCCGGCTGGCTCGACCATTGGGGTGAGCCGTTTGTGCGCGTGCCCACCGAGCAGGTGACCAAGCAGGTGGAAACCTACCTGAAAAACGGTGTCAACTTCAACTTTTACATGGTGCACGGCGGCACCAACTTTGGCTTCACCTCGGGCGCCAACTACAACAAAGAGCACGACATTCAGCCCGACATTACCAGCTACGACTACGACGCCCTCATCAGCGAGCCGGGTTGGGCTACGCCCAAATACACCGCTGTGCGGGCACTGATGCAGCAGTACGTGAAGTACCGCGTGCCGGCCGTGCCCGCCCCGCTGCCCGTAGTAACCATACCCGACATTATCCTGAACAAAACGGTGGAGTTGTTTGACCTGAAAAGCGGCATGCAGCCCATTGTAAGTGCCCAGCCACTATCGTTTGAGGAGTTGAACCAGGGCCACGGCTACGTGCTATACAGCCGGCGGTTTGCGCAGTCTGCCCGCGGCACGTTGCAGGTGCCCGGCCTGCGCGATTACGCCACCGTGTACGTGAATGGCAAACGGGTAGGGACGCTGAACCGCCAGCAGAATAAATACGAACTGGACGTGCAGATTCCGGCCAATGGTACGCTGGAATTGCTGGTTGAAAACATGGGCCGCATCAACTACGGCGCCGAGATTGTGCACAACACTAAAGGCATCATCGAGCCCGTGACGCTCGGTGGCGCGGCCCTTACCGGCGACTGGCAGATATACAAACTGCCCTTCGACAAGGTGCCCGACCTGACGCGCTACGCTACCAAAAACAAAGCCGGCCGTCCTACCCTCTACACGGCCAGCTTTGAGGTAAAGCAGCCCGGCGACACGTTTCTGGACATGCGCGGTTGGGGCAAGGGCATCGTGTTCGTGAACGGTCACCACCTGGGCCGCTACTGGAAGATAGGTCCTCAGCAAACCCTCTACGTACCCGGCTGCTGGCTCAAGAAAGGCCAGAACGAGGTGGTGATACTAGAGCAGCAAAACGACACGCCGCAGCAAGCCCTGAAAACCGTCGATAAGCCGATTCTGGATCAATTGCAGTCCGTGAAATCGGCAACCCGCCCTGCGCCGTAG